The sequence ATACTGGAGATATTGCGTTTCGCGTTCGATCCGCCTAACATTTGTTTATTGGTGTAAACTTGTGGCGTGAATAAGACAGCAGACTCCATCTGTTCACTGACAGAATAGGGAGAATGCGAGATGGAACAAATCAGTTGACGACCGCGCCCAGATTTTTTAGCCTTGTTGTAATGGTCTAACTCTTGGCGAAAGATATCCGTTTCAGAAACAGTCGTTTCTTGCGGTAACATCACCACCCGACTTACCCAGTCACGAACATCATCCCACCCGTCTGGAATCTGATATTGTTCCACAATGGGTTTAATCTGTTTATGAACAAAGTTAATCAGCGTTTCCCCAATGTCTCGGATATCTTCTGGAGCAATGCCTGGGTTATGCTGGATGTATCGGGAGGCGAGATAATACCAATCATAGGGAACACCACCTGTATTTCCTTTGCGTTTGTGTTCTTTCAGGGTTTCGTTAATGCGTTGAATTTCTCGAATTACAGGGATATCTGTTTCTAGTTCCCAAAATTTAGCAATTTCTAGGATTAAATTAAGGTCTGGCGGTTTCGGAAGCGTCTTATCTTGCTTACAAGCCGTTTTAATATGATCAAGCGTTTCTCCCCAAATCTTGCGAGTGATGACATCCCCAAACTCTGCGAGTTGGTCAATGCGAATATCATCTTCAAACTGAAAGTTATAATCTGAAGAAAGAATCCCTTGCTGTTGATAGCTGACAAGGTTATCACTTCGCTTTTTCGCTGATGATGCTTTTCCATCTCTGAGGATGCGTAAAGTTGCATCAAGGGCGACTTCCATCAAGGCTTTTTCATCGAAGAAGAGATCATAATATTCGGCGTATTTCATCCCTTTTCCGTCTCTCCCAAACCCTGTTTGTTTTGCTTGGAGTTGACTGCGACAGAGAGATTTAATCGTTTCTACGACACGCTGCGGTAAGGTTTCAGGGGAAATAGAAGGCGTTTCTCGTTCGCATAAATAAATCACCCCTGTGGGAAGATAAAGTAAGGGTTCATAACCTGCTTCTGTGTGTGCTTCCATGACTGCATTGTTGACGACATTGGTTAAAACGCCTCGGTTTTCTGCGATGCTGTGATAGGTGAGGTTTAACTGTCCGTCGCTGAGGGTGTGTAAAATGTCGGTTAAGGATTGTTTGGTCGCATCTTGGGGATGTTTGATGATAGATGCAAATCGATCGCCGAGACAGGTAAGATCAGATAAACACTCAATCGTTTGGTCGCGCAGTTCAGGCTGTAAATTATTCTCAGATAAGTTCAGATTGGTGTCATTGCGTCGCTGGGTATTGTAAGCAATGTATAGTAAATCATCGCGATAGGTTTCCCACTGCTGGGGAGAGTCGGGAAACAGGAATTGATCTAACCCTAATGTAGGAACTAAGATGTTAAAGATTTCTCGATGTTGCGCGATCGCGCAGTCTTTACGAATATCTTGTTCAATGTCTGCTTGAATGCGTTTATAGTCTTCTGGTATTTCAGGGAATAAACGATAGTCAAACTTTTCAAAATCATGGAGAATCAGAGAAGCAATTCCGATCCTTCTTTCAGTTTCTTTGACATATCGTTTTGTGTTTGTGTTTAACTTAGCGAGTCGTTTCTGAATCAAGTTAGCAGGGAATAAGCCATTGAGTAAATGTGTATTTAAAGACTGATCAGCAGCGTTATCCCGACGAACTCTTTTCTTTCCTTGTGCTAAACGTTTCGCGTCGATTTGTTCAAAAAAGTTTCCGCCTTTAGCTGTTACACCGATTGCATACTGGAGAAGATTGGGTAAGACATATTCGCTAAAATCAATCATAACGCGATCGTCTGGATTTTGTTGCGCGATCGCGCTTTGTAGCAGTTTTAGCGTCAATAGCTTTGGGGAAGAATCTTCAGAGACTTCTGTTTCTTCCTCATCCGATAAACCTAAATATTCTAGGGAACTAGAATCGAGATCAAGTTCTAATTCTTCATCAAATAAATTTAATTGTGAATCTTGATTAGTCATTTTCTTCCTCTAATTGATCAATATAATCGAGAATTTCGCGCATATAAACGGGATAGTATTTTAAGCACTTCTCAATCGCTAAAAAGACTTGATAATTTTCAATATCTAGATACAAATGAACTAAGATATTTCTCATTCCTGCTGCATTGGCTAAGGTTTTCCCTGTTTCTTTTGTTAAGATATCGTGCGCGATCGCGTTTAGAAAATACTCTTTATTTGTCAACTCATGCTTGCTGGTAATCAATCCTAATTTTGCAAACAAATACTTGTTAATATCTAAGGCTGCTTCCGTACAAAGTTGCACCAGTCTTTCAGTGACCAGTTGAGTATCAAAATTATTCTGATACTCTTCAAATGTCAACGACTCAAACTGCTTAAGACGCTGAAGATACTTCCGAATCGCTTGTAACCGTGCTAAGATAACTTCTGGTTCGATCTGACTCATGCGTTTTGTAAGAACTCTTCAATTTCTCGTCGCATCACTTGACGCAGGGATTTTAATTCTTCTTGATTCATGAAATTTTCAGTCTTAAACTGTTCAAAGAGTCCAGTTTCCTGTTCATAGATTAATTGACCATCACGGGCGACATAATGAGCAATTAACGGAGAACAGTGGTTGAGATTAATCACATCGATCGCGTCACTAGAAATCTCAAACGCATTTGCTAAAACATCATAAATTTTCAACCAATTCCAACCTTTCAACTGTTCTTTTTCTAACTTTTCATCATAGAGTACAGCAAAATCCCAATCGCTCTTTTTATGGGCTTCTCCTCTCCCTCTAGAACCAAAAATAACTAGCATTTTCAGATAAGTAACTTGCGGAATAAATGGAGAAAATTGTTTTGATAAGTGATTCATATTTTCTACTTCTTTATATCTTTGTGGTTTTTCTGAATTTTGTCAGGTGGGCGAGGCAACCCCTACGATCTTGCTGATGAATTATTCATTGGCTTGAACTTGCAGAAAGTAACTGAGGAAAAGAAGTGGGAAGCAAAGAATCAAGAATTTGCTTATGGTTTCAGTATGGAAGAAAAGAGACTGAACTAGCCAAACTTGGGAGTTCGAGACTACCTATTTCTGTGCTTAATACTGATAGCTTTTCTAGTGCTTCCCAACTTCTTACAATTACCTAAGCAGGTAGGATGAATTAAGCGAAAAATTAATTTTATGCAATCGCCCTTCTGGTAGAGTTTCCGCAAATTAGGTTTAACGTTTAATTAGAATGATCTACCTACTGGGTGTGTTAACTAAGATGAAACTACACTTGCAGATTTTGATTTATAGGAAACTTTCAGAGATTTAAAATAAGAGGGTGACAAGCGATATTCAAACTGGTTATGACCAACTTGGCGCTTTTCAATGGGATAACCTTTATTTCGTCCTTCATGAATGGTGTGACCAAATCGCCAAGTAATTTTACTCAGTTCTTTACTGGTATGCCATTCTCCATCTCCAAGAAGGTTCAGTAACTTCTGAAGGTTTGTTTCGCGTTTCATCGGGGTTATACCTCCTTAATAACTGTGAATAGATTAACTCTAGTTTGTGCGATATCTGATCGTCAACTGTTTTTGGCAATAAATTAAGCCTTAGAACTATTCAACGCTCTAGAATTATTCAACATTCTAAATTCGTGATAGACTTTTGCTAATGGCTTTAGTAATTTTCTCTAATCCCTTCTGAGGGATTGAAAAGAATAGTTCTGTGGCTACTGCTGGTAGCTGTTCCTTTTCAACTAAAGCCAAATCCCTATGAGGGATAGCAATTAAGCGATCCATGATTCTCCTCCTTGTGTTTGTAAGCGAAACGCAAGGGTATCCACCAGTAAAGCTGACTGACCCAGCGCGATCGCGTAAGGAGAGGTAGAATCATGTAAACTGGTCTCATCACTGATGGGATACAGTTGAAAGTGCATGGGTAACTGGAGACGTTGACGCACTTCTGTTACAGGACGCGGTAAGATATAGCAGACTAACGGCTGTTGTCTTAACCGTCGATTGAGTTGTACAATCCAAGGGTTATCAGGTTGCCAGACAGAGA comes from Halothece sp. PCC 7418 and encodes:
- a CDS encoding type VII toxin-antitoxin system MntA family adenylyltransferase antitoxin, whose protein sequence is MNHLSKQFSPFIPQVTYLKMLVIFGSRGRGEAHKKSDWDFAVLYDEKLEKEQLKGWNWLKIYDVLANAFEISSDAIDVINLNHCSPLIAHYVARDGQLIYEQETGLFEQFKTENFMNQEELKSLRQVMRREIEEFLQNA
- a CDS encoding type VII toxin-antitoxin system HepT family RNase toxin, producing the protein MSQIEPEVILARLQAIRKYLQRLKQFESLTFEEYQNNFDTQLVTERLVQLCTEAALDINKYLFAKLGLITSKHELTNKEYFLNAIAHDILTKETGKTLANAAGMRNILVHLYLDIENYQVFLAIEKCLKYYPVYMREILDYIDQLEEEND
- the cas10d gene encoding type I-D CRISPR-associated protein Cas10d/Csc3 is translated as MTNQDSQLNLFDEELELDLDSSSLEYLGLSDEEETEVSEDSSPKLLTLKLLQSAIAQQNPDDRVMIDFSEYVLPNLLQYAIGVTAKGGNFFEQIDAKRLAQGKKRVRRDNAADQSLNTHLLNGLFPANLIQKRLAKLNTNTKRYVKETERRIGIASLILHDFEKFDYRLFPEIPEDYKRIQADIEQDIRKDCAIAQHREIFNILVPTLGLDQFLFPDSPQQWETYRDDLLYIAYNTQRRNDTNLNLSENNLQPELRDQTIECLSDLTCLGDRFASIIKHPQDATKQSLTDILHTLSDGQLNLTYHSIAENRGVLTNVVNNAVMEAHTEAGYEPLLYLPTGVIYLCERETPSISPETLPQRVVETIKSLCRSQLQAKQTGFGRDGKGMKYAEYYDLFFDEKALMEVALDATLRILRDGKASSAKKRSDNLVSYQQQGILSSDYNFQFEDDIRIDQLAEFGDVITRKIWGETLDHIKTACKQDKTLPKPPDLNLILEIAKFWELETDIPVIREIQRINETLKEHKRKGNTGGVPYDWYYLASRYIQHNPGIAPEDIRDIGETLINFVHKQIKPIVEQYQIPDGWDDVRDWVSRVVMLPQETTVSETDIFRQELDHYNKAKKSGRGRQLICSISHSPYSVSEQMESAVLFTPQVYTNKQMLGGSNAKRNISSIAGTEMMLRQILMNQTQAVGKRFEDGKYRYLYFYPTYYFTPETNNFLQKAYTNIAQTRFDTTIRKHFIDDDLKANFDRASYQNVDSFLIDETLDTEKDRTFKLSYPDDKPLTFYFIALPPGRDPTDTESWVMPAWLAFTFPLILDVKTVVSESPIPPYTDGAEFEETVFLDSPPQALRVLTKRDRVRLDAIVNGWDNHPSPLNALTAAYTIHLDVNPKRSKSGYTPNWGKLSELATDLETSPLYVFSYLKRWTRGKDVESPSLARIRLYTYHLYPCFDPYVTYQSEKLTVNDTKSPMNHPKELTRLFRRFYRANKMYNPKANAILKPIEVASDTILKADNSVFTGETLVAVVAAEVNKLMDRVRASTAEGRWVISQREKERQAVLDFARYFVEEVFEKSFSRDRARLAGRQLNLLKDTCEFLYRLEQDKENSDQ